A segment of the Bacillus pseudomycoides genome:
ACTAATACAACGATCCCTCCAACTAAAAATGGGCTTTGTGGTGAAATCGTATGACCGATAATCCCTGATAAAATTGGTGCAATTGCCCCACCAAGCCAACGAACGAAATTGTATACACCGGACGTAATAGATCTTTCATAAGGTGAAATATCCATGACATAGCTTGTATATAAAGCGTTATTTAATCCTGATGCTAATCCAGATAAGACGATAAGAACAATTTGTAACCACATCACTTTAACAAAGAATAATGCGATTAGAAGAATTGCGAATATAAGTAAGCTAACTCGTAATAATGCTTTTGGTTCATATTTCCCTTCTAATTTGTGCGCTAATATTGCAGATCCATATGCTAACGCAAGTCCCCAGCCGCAAAATACAAAGCCGAGCTGAATAGCCGATAAATGCATGATGAGTGGTGAATATGCTAATACAACGAAGAACCCATAATAATATAACATGCCTGAAATTGCACCTTGCATAAACGGCTTATACTTAATTAGGTTAAGTAATTCCCCTACCCCAGCTGCTTTACGCTTTACTTTGCGCTCCGGTTCTTTTACAAAAAAGAAAACAAGAATAAATGCTAATAAAATTAAAAGACTTGTCGCAAAAAACGGGTATCGCCAAGAATATCCACCTAATAATCCTCCTAATAATGGACCACCTGCCATTCCTAAACCAATCGCAGCTTCATATAAGCCTACCGCTTCATGTACTTCTTTACTTAAAGCAATTAATAATGTCATCGCTGTTGCGAAAAACATCGCATTTCCTAGCCCCCAGCCAGCACGGAAAAGAGATAACTGGGCAATTGTTTGTGATATACCGCATATAAAAGCAAATACAGTTACAATCGATAAACCTATTGCCATCATTCTCTTATCGCCAAAACGGGCTGCAAATAAACCAGCGGGCAACATCATAATTGCCATCGTTAAAATATAGGCTGTAAATAACATTTCCACTTGCCAATGTGTTGCACCAATTTTCTCAGCGATAATCGGCAAAATAGGATCGACTACCCCTATACCTGAAAAGGCAAGGAAGGTAGCCAGTACTGTAATCAATCTCCCCAATTTTTGTTTGCTCTCCATATTTATTACTCTCCTTTTGTTTCCTCCAAGAATCTAGTTGCGCGCTCTAAACTATTCTCTAATTCTTCTTTCACACGCTCCATCTGTTTCATTTTTGTATCAAGCGTTTGTACTTGGTTCTCGAGCATATCCTTAATTTCTTGAATCACTGCACGGTCACGTGGGTTGTCGCTAGTTCTTCTTTGCTCCATACGCTCTTTTAATGATAAGAAATGATGCATTTCTTGAAGTGTAATTCCTAATACTTCTTTCGCTTCTACAATCTTTTTAATACGTGCAATATCCTCATCTGTATAAAGACGAATATTCCCTTCGCTACGCTCCGGCGGATGAATTAAACCAATTTCCTCATAATAACGAAGTGTACGTTTTGTTAATCCAACTTGCTTTGTTACTTCATCAATCTTATACATGTATATTCCTCCTTCCATCACATTATTACATTTTACGTTAACGTTAACTTTTGTGCAACTGTTATACTTTTGTAAATGTTTGGTATATAGATTGTGTTTTTTACGCTGCAGTTTCATAATGAAAGAAATGAACTCATAAGGAGATTTTTCAAATGAAAAAAACACTTATTTTTGCCCATCGCGGAGTGAAAGGTACACATCCTGAGAATACAATGATCGCTTTCCAAGAAGCAGAACGTGTCGGTGCTCATGGCATTGAACTTGACGTTCATCTTTCGAAAAATGGTGAACTCGTTGTAATTCACGATGAAACTGTTGACCGTACGACAGATGGAATTGGGCTTGTTTCTGAGAAAACAGTAGCGGAATTACAAGCGCTTGATGCAGGAAGTCATAAAGACCCTTCTTTTCACGAAGCAAAAATCCCAACCTTACGGGAAGTGCTCATTTGGTTATCTACAACAAATTTACAACTTAATATCGAATTAAAAACAGATGTAATCCACTATCCGGGTATTGAAGAGAAGGTTGTCGATCTTGTTCGTGAGTATCACCTTTCAAACCAAATTATATTCTCATCGTTTAACCATGATTCTGTTTCTTTACTTGCAGAACTTGCACCTGAAATTCCGAGAGCTATCTTATATGATGAACCAATTGCTGATCCAATTGCTGAAGCAAAGAAAAGAGAAGCGACCGGATTACACCCTAATTTTCAGCTATTAACAAAAGAATTTGTCCAAACTGCGCAAGAGCAGGGCTATGTATTCCGTCCCTATACAATCAATGAATATAAGGATTTACAAACTATGATTGGTTATGGCGTAGATGTAATTATCACAGATTGGCCAATGCGCGCTTTTGAGCTTCTTTCTTAATTGAAAGGGCTCTTTTTCATTTTGTGTTTAAAATACGAAAAAACCCTCAATACTATTAAAAGTATATGATGAGGGGATGAAAAAGATGGATCAAACTATAAATCCAAAACTTAAAAAATATAAACGTCTTTTCTTCACCGCACTTTTTTCATGCGTTCTTTTTTTCGTTTTTTCTTTTTTTATTATCATTATTGCTGCAAAGATTATGGGACCACCTCCCATTGCTGTTCCACAGACAAGTACCTTTTATGCTAATGATGATACTGTAATGGGACAAAGTAATGGAATGCAAAAACGTTATAACGTGTCCCTCGACCAAATTTCTCCTTATGTAAGAGAAGCGACGCTTTCTATTGAAGACCAGCGATTTTATAATCATCATGGTTTCGATATGAAACGAATTGCAGGCGCAATCGTTGCAGATATAAAAGCAATGGCAAAAGTTCAAGGTGCTAGCACCATTACACAGCAGTATGCCCGCAATCTATATTTAGATCATGATAAAACTTGGAAACGAAAAGCGTTAGAAGCACTCTATACGATTCGCCTTGAGGTCAATTACAATAAGAATCATATTTTAGAAGGATATTTAAATACAATTTATTACGGACACGGCGCTTATGGTATTGAAGCTGCTTCTCGTCTTTACTTTAATAAATCAGCTAGTGACTTAACATTAGCAGAAGCAAGTATGTTAGCTGGTATCCCAAAGGGCCCTAGTGTATATTCTCCCTATGTAAAAGAAGAGCGAGCAAAAACAAGGCAGTCTATTATTTTAGATGAAATGGTAGAACAAGGTTATATTACAAAAGGCCAAGCAACCTCTGCAAAAAAAGAAAAGCTGATGTTTGCTTCATTAGAAACGAAAGAAGTCGCGGAAATAGCACCTTATTTCCAGGACGCTGTGCAAAACTCTCTTCTTCACGATATTGGACTAGATGAGCAAACATTGCAACGTGGTGGACTTCGTATTTACACTACACTAGATCCGAAGCTACAAACAATAGCAGAGCAAGCTGTAAAAGGTACGATTCCAGAAACGACTCATATACAAGCTGCCGTTGTCTCAATGAATCCAAAAACAGGGGAAGTAGTAGCTCTTGTCGGGGGGAAGGATTATAAAGAAAGTCAATTTAACAGAGCGATTCAAGCAGCTCGTCAGCCAGGATCTACCTTTAAACCGTTTTTATATTACGCTGCACTTGAAAAAGGATTTACACCTGCGACTCGCTTAAAAAGTGAATATACAGTATTTACATTAGGCGATGGTGTTTCTAAATATAAACCGAAAAATTACAAAGACTATTATGCCGATGACTTTGTAACGATGGCGCAAGCCCTTGCAGTATCAGATAACGTATATGCTGTAAAAACACATTTGTTTTTAGGTGAGGATTCTCTTACAAAAACCGCTAAACAATTTGGTATTAAAAGTGCGCTAAAAGATGTGCCATCCCTTGCTCTTGGTACTTCTCCCGTAAAACCAATTGAAATGGTAAGCGCATATAGTATGTTTGCTAATGGAGGAAAACAAGTACAACCAACCTTTATCCGTCGCGTTGTCGATAACGAAGGAAATATTTTATACGACGCACATTTAGAAAGTAAACAAGTGCTCGATAAAGACCATACGTTTGTAATGGAAGAAATGATGAAGGGAATGTTCAACGATAAGCTAAGTGGTTATGCATCTGTTACAGGACACTCCCTTCTTCCAAAACTATCGCGTACGTATGCAGGGAAGTCTGGTTCCACAGAAACGGATAACTGGATGATTGGCTTCACTCCACAAATTGTAACGGGTGTTTGGGTAGGATACGATCAGCCGAAATCTATTTCCAATCCAGCTGAACAAGGCTACGCTAAGAAGATCTGGGCCACTACGATGGAAAAAGGACTAGACGGTCAGCCAAAAAAAAATTTCAAACAACCAAGTGACGTTGTTGCGGTAAATATCAACCCGGAAAATGGGAAAGTTGCAACGAAAGGATGTCCTGTTTCTGTGAAAATGTATTTTGCAAAAGGAACAGAACCAACCGAATACTGCATGGATCATGTTGATGACAAAGAAGAATTTGAGAAGGCTAGCGAAGAAAAGAAAAAAGAAAACTGGTGGAAAAGATATTTCCCATGGTAATCCCAATATATCGGCGATTCGATACAACACGGCGCTTACTGCCTGCATAATAACAAAGGCTACCAGAATTCCTCCTGGTAGCCTTAAATGTTACTCTCCTAATAATGCATAACGCAATTCTTCACTAGATTCATTCCAAATCGCTTCATTATGCTCTTTCAAGAATGTTCCAAGTACCTTTTTAGATGAATCATCCATATGGTCAACCATGATGTGACGTTTTAATGATTTATCCATCTTGTTTACGTGCTCTGGAAGTGATTTATAACCACGGCGAATTTCACGATCAACTGTCATTTCACAAGCTGTTACACCTGCATAATAAGCTCCATGTGCTGTTCTCTCAATCGTTACCCATACGAGCCAATAAGGCTTTCCGTTTGGAACCTCGTCTTTATTCGTTAAGAATTTAATTCCTTTTTCAACGGTACTACGCGCATGCATTGCCCCGATATCAACGAATGCATTTTGTTCTACTACATCTACGAAAACAGGTGAAATATTTTCTAAACTTAGCGCCCCAACGCCAAAACCACCATGGCCATCCGTTGAATCATTCTTCACGATATTAAAACCGATTTTTTTCTTTTTCTCTGTCATATGTAATTCCTCCTCACTTATGTATTACATTAGCCCAAATATAGGTGCAATGATATTTTCTAAAAATCCTAGTACGTACGGGATTACCACTTGGAAGATTGGTTGAATTGTGTAACGATCAAGCGGCGTAATAACAAGAATTAATAAAGCAATCGATCCATATTTCTCATATTGCGTCATTTTCGCACGAACATTCGCTGGTGCTAAATCTTCAATTACACGATAGCCATCAAGTGGCGGAATCGGTAGTAGGTTGAAAACAAGTAAAACAATATTAAGGGTAATAAAAATTTGAAAGAATTGACGCAATGTATCTGCCACTGCAAAAGGAATGGCATCTAGTACACCAAATCTTATCAAGCTGTACCAAATCACTAAACCTATCGCGCTTAAAATAAAGTTACTAATCGGTCCTGCAATCGAAACAAGAATGCCAGCAAGACGTGGTCTTTTAAAATTATACGGATTCACCGGCACTGGACGCGCCCAACCAAATCCAATGATTAAAATAGCAATCATCCCTATCGGATCCAAATGGGACATTGGTGATAACGTTAAACGCCCCTGTCTTTTGGCTGTATCATCACCAAACTTATATGCAACATATGCATGTGCAAATTCATGCACAGACAATGCAATCACAATAGCCATTGCGACTAATGGTATTTGCTGCAATGGATATACAAAAAAGTTCTCCATACTTCATCTCCTCTTCATTATGTCAAAAAAAGAAAATATTTGTTTTTCCGATTGTTCTTCTTCATAATCCGTTATAATAAGATTGTAACTTACATAAAAGGAGCGATTGTACATGCCATACGTAACAGTGAAAATGCTAGAAGGACGCACAGAAGAACAAAAGAAAGCTCTTGCTGAGAAAGTAACTGCAGCAGTAAGCGAAACAACTGGTGCTCCAGAAGAAAACATCGTTGTTTTCATTGAAGAAATGTCTAAAAATCATTACGCAGTTGGTGGAAAACGCTTAAGCGACAAATAATTTCAAGTTTCTTTAATAAGAAGCAGTCCTCAGACTGCTTCTTATTTCTTTCCTTCTAATAACTCAATAATTTTCTCTTTATATTTTCCTTTTCTTCCGTCTTCATAGATTAAATCATGCGGATAGAAAAGTTTTTGATCTGTTCTCTTCTTACCAGTAATTGCTTCTACAATATCAGATTCACGTGAAAGCTCCCTAAGATCTCCGTTTGGCATAAGAAGCAAGATTGGAAGCCTCTCTTCTTCTTCTCCAGCACGGTAAAAGTCATACGGTAAATCCGATGTTGAATCAACTACTAAATAGTACTCTGGATCGAGTCCAATCTTTTTAAATAAACTACTTAATTCCATCCAATTATCTAAACCATGATTCTCTGTGAATTCTACATATTTAAAGAGATTTCGGTTCATAAAACGACGACATAAATCACTTAGAATTTGGTCATCTTCATCTTGCCATACTTGGAAATAATAATACATTACATTCTCATCTAGCTTTAAATAATCCTCTACTGTTACTTCTTCTTCAAATAAAGAATAGA
Coding sequences within it:
- a CDS encoding 2-hydroxymuconate tautomerase, with product MPYVTVKMLEGRTEEQKKALAEKVTAAVSETTGAPEENIVVFIEEMSKNHYAVGGKRLSDK
- a CDS encoding MerR family transcriptional regulator, which produces MYKIDEVTKQVGLTKRTLRYYEEIGLIHPPERSEGNIRLYTDEDIARIKKIVEAKEVLGITLQEMHHFLSLKERMEQRRTSDNPRDRAVIQEIKDMLENQVQTLDTKMKQMERVKEELENSLERATRFLEETKGE
- a CDS encoding glycerophosphodiester phosphodiesterase, with the protein product MKKTLIFAHRGVKGTHPENTMIAFQEAERVGAHGIELDVHLSKNGELVVIHDETVDRTTDGIGLVSEKTVAELQALDAGSHKDPSFHEAKIPTLREVLIWLSTTNLQLNIELKTDVIHYPGIEEKVVDLVREYHLSNQIIFSSFNHDSVSLLAELAPEIPRAILYDEPIADPIAEAKKREATGLHPNFQLLTKEFVQTAQEQGYVFRPYTINEYKDLQTMIGYGVDVIITDWPMRAFELLS
- a CDS encoding site-2 protease family protein; this translates as MENFFVYPLQQIPLVAMAIVIALSVHEFAHAYVAYKFGDDTAKRQGRLTLSPMSHLDPIGMIAILIIGFGWARPVPVNPYNFKRPRLAGILVSIAGPISNFILSAIGLVIWYSLIRFGVLDAIPFAVADTLRQFFQIFITLNIVLLVFNLLPIPPLDGYRVIEDLAPANVRAKMTQYEKYGSIALLILVITPLDRYTIQPIFQVVIPYVLGFLENIIAPIFGLM
- a CDS encoding transglycosylase domain-containing protein, with the protein product MDQTINPKLKKYKRLFFTALFSCVLFFVFSFFIIIIAAKIMGPPPIAVPQTSTFYANDDTVMGQSNGMQKRYNVSLDQISPYVREATLSIEDQRFYNHHGFDMKRIAGAIVADIKAMAKVQGASTITQQYARNLYLDHDKTWKRKALEALYTIRLEVNYNKNHILEGYLNTIYYGHGAYGIEAASRLYFNKSASDLTLAEASMLAGIPKGPSVYSPYVKEERAKTRQSIILDEMVEQGYITKGQATSAKKEKLMFASLETKEVAEIAPYFQDAVQNSLLHDIGLDEQTLQRGGLRIYTTLDPKLQTIAEQAVKGTIPETTHIQAAVVSMNPKTGEVVALVGGKDYKESQFNRAIQAARQPGSTFKPFLYYAALEKGFTPATRLKSEYTVFTLGDGVSKYKPKNYKDYYADDFVTMAQALAVSDNVYAVKTHLFLGEDSLTKTAKQFGIKSALKDVPSLALGTSPVKPIEMVSAYSMFANGGKQVQPTFIRRVVDNEGNILYDAHLESKQVLDKDHTFVMEEMMKGMFNDKLSGYASVTGHSLLPKLSRTYAGKSGSTETDNWMIGFTPQIVTGVWVGYDQPKSISNPAEQGYAKKIWATTMEKGLDGQPKKNFKQPSDVVAVNINPENGKVATKGCPVSVKMYFAKGTEPTEYCMDHVDDKEEFEKASEEKKKENWWKRYFPW
- a CDS encoding YwhD family protein; translation: MTEKKKKIGFNIVKNDSTDGHGGFGVGALSLENISPVFVDVVEQNAFVDIGAMHARSTVEKGIKFLTNKDEVPNGKPYWLVWVTIERTAHGAYYAGVTACEMTVDREIRRGYKSLPEHVNKMDKSLKRHIMVDHMDDSSKKVLGTFLKEHNEAIWNESSEELRYALLGE
- a CDS encoding MFS transporter; this encodes MESKQKLGRLITVLATFLAFSGIGVVDPILPIIAEKIGATHWQVEMLFTAYILTMAIMMLPAGLFAARFGDKRMMAIGLSIVTVFAFICGISQTIAQLSLFRAGWGLGNAMFFATAMTLLIALSKEVHEAVGLYEAAIGLGMAGGPLLGGLLGGYSWRYPFFATSLLILLAFILVFFFVKEPERKVKRKAAGVGELLNLIKYKPFMQGAISGMLYYYGFFVVLAYSPLIMHLSAIQLGFVFCGWGLALAYGSAILAHKLEGKYEPKALLRVSLLIFAILLIALFFVKVMWLQIVLIVLSGLASGLNNALYTSYVMDISPYERSITSGVYNFVRWLGGAIAPILSGIIGHTISPQSPFLVGGIVVLVGCVMIMIPVREDSKLEAETLS